A genomic region of Minwuia thermotolerans contains the following coding sequences:
- a CDS encoding TAXI family TRAP transporter solute-binding subunit — MRIMTRVAAAAALATLPFAAGAAEGGLPDKMTWTAYGTTASGYAQSVAVGDALNKAYGVKMRVIPGKNDVSRMAPLRDGQADYCACGAAAYFGQEAAFLFASEEWGPQPLRVVMTAIGKNNLALATAKDAGIETMADLKGKRVSWVVAGDALNWNAAANMAFAGLTWDDVEKVEVSGFKASIDAIINGQSDAAFMSTVTPHAQRLAASPRGLHWAAPAA; from the coding sequence ATGCGAATCATGACTCGAGTTGCGGCCGCCGCCGCTCTGGCCACGCTGCCGTTCGCGGCCGGCGCCGCCGAGGGCGGGCTGCCGGACAAGATGACCTGGACCGCCTATGGCACCACGGCCTCGGGCTACGCCCAGTCGGTGGCCGTCGGCGATGCGCTGAACAAGGCCTATGGCGTCAAGATGCGCGTCATTCCGGGCAAGAACGACGTTTCCCGCATGGCGCCGCTGCGCGACGGCCAGGCGGACTACTGCGCCTGTGGCGCGGCCGCCTATTTCGGTCAGGAAGCCGCCTTCCTGTTCGCTTCCGAGGAGTGGGGCCCGCAGCCGCTGCGCGTGGTCATGACCGCGATTGGCAAGAACAACCTGGCCCTGGCCACCGCCAAGGACGCCGGGATCGAGACCATGGCGGATCTGAAGGGCAAGCGGGTTTCCTGGGTGGTCGCGGGCGACGCGCTGAACTGGAACGCCGCCGCCAACATGGCCTTCGCCGGCCTGACCTGGGACGATGTCGAGAAGGTCGAGGTCTCGGGCTTCAAGGCGTCGATCGACGCCATCATCAATGGCCAGTCCGACGCCGCCTTCATGTCCACCGTGACGCCGCATGCGCAGCGTCTGGCGGCTTCCCCGCGCGGCCTCCACTGGGCCGCCCCTGCCGCATGA
- a CDS encoding branched-chain amino acid ABC transporter permease yields MIFREAGQFKSSYREDEAHLVLREERLFVLAVTLFAAVVVPAIAGEYLLRSILIPFLIFALATIGLNILVGYTGLISLGTAGFMAVGAFAAYKIATSFPWMHFGIVFVLAAVVAAVVGIAFGLPSLRIKGFYLAVTTLAAHFFIEWTLTHFGWFSNYASSGVISSPPLETFGYVIDAAWERYLLCLGFLVVMTVIAKNLVRSALGRSWMAIRDMDVAAEVIGIPILKTKLLAFAISSFYCGLAGALWAFVFLGSVEAQAFDIFRAFDVLFMVIIGGLGSIVGSYLGAGFFVILPIVITNVAGLFGGAVATDTLASLELVVFGGMIVFFLIVEPFGLARIWELAKEKLRLWPFPY; encoded by the coding sequence ATGATCTTCAGAGAAGCCGGCCAGTTCAAGTCGAGCTACCGCGAGGACGAGGCGCATCTGGTCCTGCGCGAGGAGCGCCTGTTCGTCCTCGCGGTGACGCTGTTCGCCGCGGTCGTGGTGCCCGCCATCGCCGGCGAATACCTGCTGCGCTCCATCCTGATCCCGTTCCTGATCTTCGCCCTGGCGACGATCGGGCTGAACATCCTGGTGGGCTATACGGGGCTGATCTCGCTGGGCACCGCCGGGTTCATGGCCGTGGGCGCCTTCGCCGCCTACAAGATCGCGACGTCCTTTCCGTGGATGCACTTCGGCATCGTCTTCGTGCTTGCGGCTGTCGTGGCCGCGGTGGTCGGCATCGCCTTCGGCCTGCCAAGTCTCAGGATCAAGGGCTTCTACCTGGCCGTGACGACGCTGGCGGCGCATTTCTTCATCGAATGGACGCTGACCCATTTCGGCTGGTTCTCGAATTACGCCAGCTCCGGCGTCATCTCCTCGCCGCCGCTGGAGACATTCGGCTATGTCATCGACGCGGCCTGGGAGCGATACCTGCTCTGTCTCGGCTTCCTTGTCGTCATGACGGTGATCGCCAAGAATCTGGTCAGATCGGCGCTGGGCCGGTCGTGGATGGCGATCCGCGACATGGACGTGGCGGCCGAGGTGATCGGCATCCCGATCCTGAAGACCAAGCTGCTGGCCTTCGCCATCTCGTCGTTCTACTGCGGCCTTGCCGGCGCGCTCTGGGCCTTCGTCTTCCTCGGTTCGGTCGAGGCGCAGGCCTTCGACATCTTCCGCGCCTTCGACGTGCTGTTCATGGTCATCATCGGCGGTCTGGGCTCCATCGTCGGCTCCTATCTGGGCGCCGGCTTCTTCGTGATCCTGCCGATCGTGATCACCAACGTCGCCGGCCTGTTCGGCGGCGCCGTCGCCACGGATACGCTGGCGAGCCTGGAACTGGTGGTCTTCGGCGGCATGATCGTCTTCTTCCTGATCGTGGAGCCGTTCGGCCTCGCCCGCATCTGGGAACTGGCGAAGGAAAAGCTCAGACTCTGGCCGTTCCCGTACTGA
- a CDS encoding thiamine pyrophosphate-dependent enzyme — protein sequence MTRAADLIVACLEAQGADRAFCVPGESYLATLDAFARRNRIELVQARHESGAGFMAVADAKLTGRPGIALVSRGPGATNASIAVHTAEQDAVPLVLFIGQVSRDEIGRGAFQEIDYSKMFADIAKAVWTISDADRIPEIVARAYQIAQSGTPGPVVIVLPEDMQFDETEARPAEPMPVPRTAPAGDDVDRVAKLLAKAERPVMIAGGLLDLPPARAALLKAAEAWSLPVVTSFKHQDVFPNDSPLYAGYLGFNIPKPQVELLSESDLIVAVGTRLGDTTTQGYVFPSIPPKQPLVHVYPDAGVVGRIFAAEIGLTADPVAFLEALAARGSGGGRGDWNARLKAYVDKLMGGAPEPADDGVNFGLVVEALKPHLTDDAIVVTDAGNFSSWIHRHVRFNGRQTMLGAVSGAMGMGTPAAVAASLRAPERQIITFLGDGGAMMTGHELATAIARGVKFKVFVSNNGSYGTIRLHQEKFFPGTVASTQLANPDFAKWGESFGAMGVTITKDDDLAAKVAEVMAHDGPVVADVHSSLERISAYVSIGDLKG from the coding sequence ATGACCCGCGCCGCCGATCTGATCGTCGCCTGCCTGGAGGCGCAGGGCGCCGACCGCGCCTTCTGCGTGCCAGGCGAGAGCTACCTGGCCACGCTGGACGCCTTCGCGCGGCGCAACCGCATCGAACTGGTCCAGGCGCGCCACGAATCGGGCGCGGGCTTCATGGCGGTGGCCGACGCCAAGCTGACCGGACGGCCCGGCATCGCGCTGGTCAGCCGTGGACCCGGCGCCACCAACGCCTCCATCGCGGTGCACACGGCCGAGCAGGACGCCGTGCCGCTGGTGCTGTTCATCGGCCAGGTTTCCCGTGACGAGATCGGCCGCGGGGCCTTTCAGGAGATTGACTATTCGAAGATGTTCGCCGACATCGCCAAGGCGGTCTGGACCATCTCCGACGCCGACCGCATCCCGGAGATTGTCGCCCGCGCCTACCAGATCGCGCAGAGCGGGACGCCGGGGCCGGTGGTCATCGTGCTGCCCGAAGACATGCAGTTCGACGAGACGGAGGCGCGGCCCGCGGAGCCGATGCCCGTGCCGCGCACGGCGCCGGCGGGTGACGATGTCGACCGTGTCGCGAAGCTGCTGGCAAAGGCCGAGCGGCCGGTGATGATCGCCGGCGGCCTGCTCGACCTGCCGCCGGCCCGCGCGGCGCTGCTGAAGGCGGCGGAGGCGTGGTCGCTGCCGGTGGTCACCAGCTTCAAGCATCAGGACGTCTTCCCGAACGACAGCCCGCTCTATGCCGGCTATCTGGGCTTCAACATTCCGAAGCCGCAGGTGGAGCTGCTGTCGGAAAGCGATCTGATCGTCGCCGTTGGCACGCGCCTGGGCGACACCACCACGCAGGGTTATGTCTTCCCCTCGATCCCGCCGAAGCAGCCGCTGGTGCACGTCTATCCGGACGCCGGCGTCGTCGGCCGGATCTTCGCCGCCGAAATCGGTCTGACGGCGGACCCCGTCGCCTTTCTCGAGGCGCTCGCCGCGCGCGGGAGCGGGGGCGGCCGGGGCGACTGGAACGCGCGGCTGAAAGCCTATGTCGACAAGCTGATGGGCGGCGCGCCTGAGCCGGCGGACGACGGCGTCAATTTCGGCCTTGTCGTCGAGGCGCTGAAGCCGCACCTGACCGACGACGCCATCGTGGTCACCGACGCGGGCAATTTCTCCAGCTGGATTCACCGCCATGTCCGCTTCAACGGGCGGCAGACCATGCTGGGCGCGGTCTCCGGCGCCATGGGCATGGGCACGCCGGCGGCGGTGGCTGCCAGCCTGCGCGCGCCGGAACGGCAGATCATCACCTTTCTCGGCGACGGCGGCGCCATGATGACGGGCCACGAGCTCGCCACCGCGATCGCCCGCGGCGTGAAGTTCAAGGTCTTCGTCTCAAACAACGGCTCCTACGGCACTATCCGCCTGCATCAGGAGAAGTTCTTTCCCGGCACCGTCGCCTCGACCCAGCTCGCCAATCCCGATTTCGCCAAATGGGGCGAGAGCTTCGGCGCGATGGGGGTGACGATCACGAAGGACGATGATCTCGCTGCGAAGGTCGCCGAGGTGATGGCGCATGACGGGCCGGTCGTGGCCGATGTCCATTCGAGCCTGGAACGGATCTCCGCCTATGTCTCGATCGGCGATCTGAAGGGCTGA
- a CDS encoding ABC transporter ATP-binding protein — protein MSTAEQLPARTFGPELLSVQDVSLSFGAVKAIVGVSLEVNEGEVFAIIGPNGAGKTSMLNCINGVYHPQEGTITFRGEKRRQMKPHEAAAGGIARTFQNVALFRGMSTLDNIMTGRNLMMKSHWLLQALRWGPALREELAHRRKVEEIIDFLEIEAIRKTPVGRLPYGLQKRVELGRALAAEPDLLLLDEPMAGMNMEEKEDMCRFILDVNEEFGTTIILIEHDMGVVMDISDRVAVLEYGRKIADGTPDEVKRDPKVIEAYLGVSHQDGVEG, from the coding sequence ATGAGCACAGCGGAACAGCTTCCCGCCCGGACCTTCGGGCCGGAGCTTCTCTCGGTCCAGGACGTCTCGCTCAGCTTCGGCGCCGTCAAGGCGATCGTCGGCGTCAGCCTGGAAGTGAACGAGGGCGAGGTCTTCGCCATCATCGGTCCCAACGGCGCCGGCAAGACGTCGATGCTGAACTGCATCAACGGCGTCTACCATCCGCAGGAGGGGACGATCACCTTCCGCGGCGAGAAGCGCCGGCAGATGAAACCCCATGAGGCCGCCGCCGGCGGCATCGCGCGAACCTTCCAGAACGTTGCCCTGTTCCGGGGCATGTCGACGCTCGACAACATCATGACCGGCCGCAACCTGATGATGAAGTCGCACTGGCTGCTGCAGGCGTTGCGCTGGGGGCCGGCGCTCAGGGAGGAACTGGCGCATCGCCGCAAGGTCGAGGAGATCATCGACTTCCTGGAGATCGAGGCGATTCGCAAGACTCCTGTCGGGCGGCTGCCATACGGCCTGCAGAAGCGGGTCGAACTGGGCCGCGCACTGGCTGCCGAACCGGACCTGCTGCTGCTGGACGAGCCCATGGCCGGCATGAACATGGAGGAGAAGGAGGACATGTGCCGCTTCATCCTCGATGTGAACGAGGAGTTCGGCACCACGATCATTCTGATCGAGCATGACATGGGCGTCGTGATGGATATTTCCGACCGTGTCGCGGTGCTGGAGTACGGGCGCAAGATCGCCGACGGCACGCCGGACGAGGTCAAGAGGGATCCGAAGGTCATCGAGGCCTATCTGGGCGTCTCGCACCAGGACGGCGTAGAGGGGTAG
- a CDS encoding TAXI family TRAP transporter solute-binding subunit, with amino-acid sequence MRSVWRLPRAASTGPPLPHDDTEGWKRLQAAQPIALKHVGTQGAEMSPENPHVGYTYPYPILVTNADQDADEVYALIKGIHENFDAYKDSAPGADGWSMDNQSMVWGIPYHEGAIRFFKEQGMWTDEAQANHETLLKRQKLIKDAWDSMGSVAGMSPEEVSAKWMPIRAKALEDAGLPVVFN; translated from the coding sequence ATGCGCAGCGTCTGGCGGCTTCCCCGCGCGGCCTCCACTGGGCCGCCCCTGCCGCATGACGACACCGAAGGCTGGAAGCGCCTGCAGGCGGCGCAGCCGATCGCGCTCAAGCACGTGGGCACCCAGGGGGCGGAAATGTCGCCCGAGAACCCGCATGTCGGCTACACCTATCCGTACCCGATCCTGGTGACCAATGCCGATCAGGACGCCGACGAGGTCTATGCCCTGATCAAGGGGATCCACGAGAACTTCGACGCCTACAAGGACTCCGCGCCGGGCGCCGACGGCTGGTCGATGGACAACCAGTCGATGGTCTGGGGCATCCCCTATCACGAGGGCGCCATCCGCTTCTTCAAGGAGCAGGGCATGTGGACCGACGAGGCCCAGGCCAACCACGAGACGCTGCTGAAGCGCCAGAAGCTCATCAAGGACGCCTGGGACTCGATGGGTTCGGTCGCCGGCATGAGCCCGGAAGAGGTCAGCGCCAAGTGGATGCCGATCCGCGCCAAGGCCCTCGAGGACGCCGGCCTGCCGGTAGTCTTCAACTGA
- a CDS encoding TRAP transporter permease, producing MTATVITVLLSIYMLFNLGHTFGYVPVDTQYFFILLALLLPLCLLVFPLRKAGKAGSHGTERALFGFDLLLMAAAVGANVYLFTYARDIVNLGWEWAAPTHIQIASGILWLLVLEATRRAAGLSVVLIVLVFSTYPLYGEWLPDPLETFENEPFGKTVAYHAISSESILGIPFRAFANLVIGFLMFGVALQHTGGGKFFINLAFSLLGHVRGGPAKVAIFSSGLMGSMSGSVITNVLTTGSLSIPAMKRTGFKAHYAAGVEACASTGGVLMPPIMGATAFIMAIYLNVPYSEIIIAAAIPSFLYFFGLFMQIDAYAAWMGLKGLPRHEMPSVRETIKEGWHYIFVFLLLVFMLLYLQREALAPYYATALLIVLNQVTPGNRWGWKEIENFITGVGRLFAELAAILAGIGMIVGALSMTAKISTLANELLSMAGGDIFLLLLMGALASFIMGIGVTVTVAYIILAITLAPALTQSGLNPMAVHMFMLYWGMLSFITPPVALGAFAAASLAGSNPMRTGFEAMRLGSVIYFIPFFFVLNPGLIMQGTVPQVLVVTGTAVVGVVLLASALQGYMIGVGKLTHHRMLQWPIRFAVGLAALLFLAPGGELTGYTHVELVIAGLVIGLPAVALAWIQARSHAVA from the coding sequence ATGACCGCAACGGTCATCACCGTTCTCCTGTCGATCTACATGCTCTTCAACCTGGGACATACCTTCGGTTATGTCCCGGTCGATACGCAGTATTTCTTCATCCTGCTGGCGCTGCTGCTGCCGCTCTGCCTCCTCGTCTTTCCGCTCCGGAAGGCCGGCAAGGCCGGTTCGCACGGGACCGAGCGGGCCCTGTTCGGATTCGACCTCCTGCTCATGGCTGCGGCAGTCGGCGCCAACGTCTATCTGTTCACCTACGCCCGCGACATCGTGAACCTGGGCTGGGAATGGGCCGCGCCCACGCACATCCAGATCGCCTCGGGTATTCTCTGGCTGCTGGTTCTCGAGGCCACGCGGCGGGCCGCCGGACTCTCCGTCGTCCTGATCGTGCTCGTCTTCTCCACCTATCCCCTTTACGGTGAGTGGCTGCCGGATCCGCTGGAGACATTCGAGAACGAGCCCTTCGGCAAGACGGTCGCCTATCACGCGATCTCATCCGAATCGATCCTGGGCATCCCCTTCCGCGCCTTCGCCAATCTGGTCATCGGCTTCCTGATGTTCGGCGTGGCGCTGCAGCACACCGGCGGCGGCAAGTTCTTCATCAACCTGGCCTTCTCGCTGCTCGGGCATGTCCGCGGCGGCCCGGCCAAGGTCGCCATCTTCTCCTCGGGTCTGATGGGTTCCATGAGCGGCAGCGTCATCACCAACGTGCTGACCACCGGTTCCCTCTCCATCCCGGCGATGAAGCGGACGGGCTTCAAGGCTCACTACGCCGCCGGCGTCGAGGCCTGCGCCTCGACCGGCGGCGTGCTGATGCCGCCGATCATGGGCGCCACCGCCTTCATCATGGCGATCTACCTGAACGTGCCCTATTCGGAGATCATCATCGCCGCGGCGATCCCGTCCTTCCTCTACTTCTTCGGCCTGTTCATGCAGATCGACGCCTATGCGGCGTGGATGGGGCTTAAGGGCCTGCCGCGGCACGAGATGCCGTCGGTCAGGGAAACCATCAAGGAGGGCTGGCACTACATCTTCGTGTTCCTGCTGCTGGTCTTCATGCTGCTCTATCTGCAGCGGGAGGCGCTGGCCCCCTACTATGCGACCGCCCTTCTGATCGTCCTCAACCAGGTCACGCCGGGCAACCGCTGGGGCTGGAAGGAAATCGAGAACTTCATCACCGGCGTCGGCCGCCTGTTCGCCGAACTGGCCGCGATCCTCGCCGGCATCGGCATGATCGTCGGTGCGCTGTCGATGACCGCCAAGATATCGACGCTCGCCAACGAGCTGCTCTCGATGGCCGGCGGCGACATCTTCCTGCTGCTGCTGATGGGCGCGCTCGCCAGCTTCATCATGGGCATCGGCGTCACCGTCACGGTCGCCTACATCATCCTGGCGATCACCCTGGCGCCGGCGCTGACGCAATCGGGACTCAATCCGATGGCGGTGCACATGTTCATGCTCTACTGGGGCATGCTCAGCTTCATCACCCCGCCGGTGGCTCTGGGGGCGTTCGCGGCGGCGAGCCTCGCGGGCTCCAATCCCATGCGAACGGGGTTCGAAGCGATGCGGCTGGGATCGGTGATCTACTTCATCCCGTTCTTCTTCGTGCTCAATCCGGGCCTGATCATGCAGGGTACTGTGCCGCAGGTGCTGGTGGTCACCGGCACCGCGGTCGTCGGCGTCGTGCTGCTCGCCTCTGCGCTTCAGGGATACATGATCGGCGTGGGCAAGCTGACCCATCACCGGATGCTGCAATGGCCCATCCGTTTTGCGGTAGGACTCGCGGCGCTTCTGTTCCTGGCGCCGGGGGGCGAACTGACCGGATACACCCATGTCGAACTGGTGATCGCCGGTCTTGTCATCGGCCTGCCGGCCGTGGCGCTGGCCTGGATCCAGGCCCGAAGTCACGCCGTGGCCTGA
- a CDS encoding branched-chain amino acid ABC transporter permease gives MLEIIPEQPMFLVEVIVSGLLTGMMYALVALGFVLIFKASGIFNFAQGAFVFFAALSFVGLLEMGVNFWLALVLTLIIMLVLAIAIERVVLRPLVNQPLIILFMATIGLNFLVEGIAQVTWGSDVYALDIRIEDTPVEFFIEHTGMFLSRQEIVAACIAAAMVVILTIFFNRTKYGRALRAVADDHQAALSVGIPLQTIWAITWGAAGIIALVAGMMWGAKTGVQFSLALLALKALPVLIIGGFDSITGAVVGGLIIGAGEKFFEVFIGSYFGGGTENWFPFVLATVFLLFRPQGLFGEKIIERV, from the coding sequence ATGCTGGAAATCATTCCGGAACAGCCGATGTTCCTGGTGGAGGTGATCGTCAGCGGTCTCCTCACGGGGATGATGTACGCCCTGGTGGCGCTGGGCTTCGTGCTGATCTTCAAGGCCTCGGGCATCTTCAACTTCGCGCAGGGCGCCTTCGTCTTCTTCGCGGCGCTGAGCTTCGTCGGTCTGCTCGAAATGGGGGTGAACTTCTGGCTGGCGCTGGTGCTCACGCTCATCATCATGCTGGTGCTGGCCATCGCCATCGAGCGCGTGGTGCTCAGGCCGCTGGTGAACCAGCCGCTGATCATCCTGTTCATGGCCACGATCGGCCTCAACTTCCTCGTCGAGGGTATCGCCCAGGTCACCTGGGGCTCCGACGTCTACGCCCTCGACATCCGCATCGAGGACACGCCGGTCGAGTTCTTCATCGAGCACACGGGCATGTTCCTCTCCCGCCAGGAGATCGTCGCCGCCTGCATCGCCGCGGCCATGGTCGTGATCCTGACGATCTTCTTCAACCGGACGAAATACGGCCGGGCCCTGCGCGCGGTCGCCGACGATCATCAGGCGGCGCTGTCGGTGGGTATTCCGCTGCAGACCATCTGGGCCATCACCTGGGGCGCCGCGGGCATCATCGCGCTGGTCGCGGGCATGATGTGGGGCGCCAAGACCGGCGTGCAGTTCAGCCTGGCGCTGCTGGCGCTCAAGGCGCTGCCGGTGCTGATCATCGGCGGCTTCGATTCCATCACCGGGGCGGTCGTCGGCGGTCTGATCATCGGCGCCGGCGAGAAGTTCTTCGAAGTGTTCATCGGCAGCTATTTCGGCGGCGGAACCGAAAACTGGTTCCCCTTCGTGCTGGCCACCGTATTCCTGCTGTTCCGGCCCCAGGGCCTGTTCGGCGAGAAGATCATCGAGCGGGTCTGA
- a CDS encoding ABC transporter ATP-binding protein encodes MSEATKPLLSISNIEVIYDHVILVLRGVSLEVPEGGIVCLLGANGAGKTTTLKSVSNLLRSERGEVTKGFIEYRGKRIDRLTPNDVVKLGVVQVMEGRHCFGHLTVEENLMTGAYTRRDGAGEIQKDIDLVYQYFPRLKERRSAEAGYISGGEQQMTAIGRALMARPNLILLDEPSMGLAPQLVEEIFEIVARLNREQGVSFLVAEQNTNIALRFAQYGYILENGRVVMDGTAESLANNEDVKEFYLGLSSDGRRSFRETKHYRRRKRWLS; translated from the coding sequence ATGAGCGAAGCGACCAAGCCTCTGCTGTCGATCAGCAATATCGAGGTCATCTACGACCACGTCATTCTGGTGCTGCGCGGCGTCTCGCTCGAAGTGCCCGAGGGCGGCATCGTCTGTCTGCTCGGCGCCAACGGCGCAGGCAAGACGACGACCCTGAAGTCCGTCTCCAACCTGCTGCGGTCCGAACGCGGTGAGGTTACCAAGGGGTTCATCGAATACCGCGGCAAGCGGATCGACCGGCTGACGCCCAACGATGTCGTCAAGCTGGGCGTCGTGCAGGTGATGGAGGGTCGGCATTGCTTCGGCCACCTCACGGTGGAGGAGAACCTGATGACCGGCGCCTATACGCGTCGCGACGGAGCGGGCGAGATCCAGAAGGATATCGATCTGGTCTACCAGTACTTTCCGCGCCTGAAGGAACGCCGGAGCGCCGAGGCCGGCTATATTTCCGGCGGCGAGCAGCAGATGACGGCGATCGGCCGGGCGCTGATGGCGCGACCCAATCTGATCCTGCTGGACGAGCCCTCGATGGGCCTGGCGCCGCAGCTGGTCGAGGAAATCTTCGAGATCGTCGCCCGCCTGAACCGCGAACAGGGCGTCAGCTTTCTTGTCGCCGAGCAGAACACCAATATCGCGCTTCGCTTCGCGCAATACGGCTACATCCTGGAAAACGGCCGCGTCGTGATGGACGGCACCGCCGAGAGCCTGGCCAACAACGAAGACGTCAAGGAATTCTATCTGGGCCTGTCCTCCGACGGCCGGAGGAGCTTCCGCGAGACCAAGCACTACCGGCGGCGCAAGCGCTGGCTGTCCTGA
- a CDS encoding ABC transporter substrate-binding protein: MQFRKVAIGVTAAAMLAGSAQAAEQFIPVAAYWTGPYAAGGSAFGDGMADYYEFLNIRDGGINGVKLTYEKCETAYKTDRIVECYEKMKNNGPTGSPFYHPFSTGGTYAVFERAEADKIPIITIGYGRTDASDGRVFPYLFPALTNYWSQSTAKIKFIGSLEGGMEKLKGLKIANVHHDSAYGKETIPVLEEQAKKYGFEFRNFPVAHPGLDQKAIWLQIARQYRPDYVILRGWGVMNPTSLKEAARVRFPANKIVGVWWSGSEEDTRPAGDAAEGYYAAGYHGAGTDYPVIQWMMEHLYSKGKGSVDQDRLGTIYVNRAFAMAMVGTEAIRDAMKMVGENRPVTGPEVQAALEQLTFDKARLEKLGAVGLLPEFAMTCQDHEGGAPVRFLQWNNGAWTSASDWIETDQSIVRPMVEKSAAAYAAEKGITPRDCGA; the protein is encoded by the coding sequence ATGCAATTCCGCAAAGTTGCGATCGGCGTGACCGCCGCCGCCATGCTGGCGGGCTCGGCGCAAGCGGCCGAACAGTTCATACCGGTAGCGGCCTACTGGACGGGGCCCTACGCCGCCGGCGGTTCGGCCTTCGGCGACGGCATGGCCGACTACTACGAGTTCCTCAACATCCGCGACGGCGGCATCAACGGCGTCAAGCTGACCTACGAGAAGTGCGAGACGGCCTACAAGACCGACCGCATCGTGGAATGCTACGAGAAGATGAAGAACAACGGGCCGACCGGTTCGCCATTCTACCATCCGTTCTCGACGGGCGGCACCTACGCGGTGTTCGAGCGCGCCGAAGCCGACAAGATCCCGATCATCACCATCGGCTATGGCCGCACGGACGCCTCTGATGGCCGGGTCTTCCCCTATCTGTTTCCGGCTCTGACCAACTACTGGAGTCAGTCGACGGCGAAGATCAAGTTCATCGGCTCGCTCGAGGGCGGGATGGAGAAGCTCAAGGGCCTGAAGATCGCCAACGTCCATCACGACTCGGCCTACGGCAAGGAGACCATCCCGGTCCTGGAGGAGCAGGCGAAGAAGTACGGCTTCGAGTTCCGCAACTTTCCCGTTGCCCATCCGGGGCTGGACCAGAAGGCCATCTGGCTGCAGATCGCCCGGCAGTACCGGCCGGACTACGTGATCCTGCGCGGCTGGGGCGTGATGAACCCGACCTCGCTGAAGGAAGCTGCGCGCGTGCGTTTCCCGGCGAACAAGATCGTCGGCGTGTGGTGGTCGGGTTCCGAGGAGGATACCCGTCCCGCCGGTGATGCGGCCGAGGGCTACTACGCCGCCGGCTACCACGGCGCGGGCACTGACTATCCGGTGATCCAGTGGATGATGGAGCACCTCTACAGCAAGGGTAAGGGCTCGGTCGATCAGGACCGCCTGGGCACGATCTACGTCAACCGCGCCTTCGCCATGGCCATGGTCGGCACGGAGGCGATCCGCGACGCCATGAAGATGGTGGGCGAGAACCGGCCGGTGACGGGCCCAGAGGTACAGGCCGCGCTGGAGCAGCTCACCTTCGACAAGGCCCGGCTGGAGAAGCTGGGCGCCGTCGGCCTGCTGCCCGAGTTCGCCATGACCTGCCAGGACCATGAGGGCGGCGCGCCGGTGCGCTTCCTGCAGTGGAACAACGGCGCGTGGACGTCCGCCTCGGACTGGATCGAGACCGACCAGTCGATCGTGCGTCCGATGGTGGAGAAGTCGGCCGCCGCCTATGCGGCGGAGAAGGGCATCACGCCCCGCGACTGCGGCGCCTGA
- a CDS encoding ABC transporter substrate-binding protein, with protein MTRTLRAALAALAIMTIAPAVLARCEVDKPVTLADLNWDSSAFHVAVAARILKDGYGCHVERKPGATRPLFKALARGEVDIMMEVWKDNIPTLWRQAAQAGDVIEMGVNYPDAVQGWFVPAYLVQGEDAPAPDLESVRDLAGYRDLFADPEDRGKGRFYNCMLGWGCEKVNTRKLHAYGLADDFNNFRPVSGRALVRAIASHYEKREPFLTYYWGPTWVLGTYDLVMLEEPPYDPDIWSEMNRTRRPEAATAYPTSAITIAVSDEFAEAAPEIVGFLESYRTSNDLVSAALADMRRLEGDAEAAARRFLTARPEIWTEWVPEDVARRVREGLS; from the coding sequence ATGACGCGTACTCTCCGGGCCGCCCTCGCAGCCCTTGCCATCATGACCATCGCACCTGCGGTGCTGGCGCGCTGCGAGGTGGACAAGCCGGTGACGTTGGCCGACCTGAACTGGGATTCCAGCGCCTTCCACGTCGCCGTCGCGGCCCGCATCCTGAAGGATGGCTATGGCTGCCACGTCGAACGGAAGCCGGGGGCGACCCGGCCACTGTTCAAGGCGCTCGCCCGCGGCGAGGTCGATATCATGATGGAGGTCTGGAAGGACAACATCCCGACCCTCTGGCGGCAGGCGGCACAGGCAGGCGACGTGATCGAGATGGGCGTCAACTATCCGGACGCGGTCCAGGGCTGGTTCGTGCCCGCCTATCTGGTCCAGGGCGAGGACGCCCCCGCGCCGGACCTGGAATCCGTCCGCGACCTGGCGGGCTATCGCGACCTGTTCGCGGACCCCGAGGACCGCGGCAAGGGCCGCTTCTACAACTGCATGCTGGGCTGGGGCTGCGAGAAGGTGAACACGCGGAAGCTTCACGCCTACGGACTGGCCGACGACTTCAACAACTTCCGGCCCGTTTCCGGCCGCGCCCTGGTGCGCGCCATTGCCAGCCACTACGAAAAGCGGGAGCCGTTCCTGACCTACTACTGGGGACCGACCTGGGTGTTGGGGACCTACGATCTGGTCATGCTGGAAGAGCCGCCCTACGACCCCGATATCTGGTCGGAGATGAACCGGACCCGAAGACCCGAGGCAGCGACTGCCTACCCGACGTCCGCGATAACCATCGCGGTAAGCGACGAGTTCGCCGAAGCGGCGCCGGAGATCGTCGGCTTTCTGGAATCCTACCGCACCTCCAACGACCTGGTCTCGGCGGCGCTGGCGGACATGCGCCGTCTTGAAGGCGACGCGGAGGCGGCAGCGCGGCGCTTCCTGACCGCACGCCCGGAGATATGGACCGAATGGGTGCCGGAGGATGTCGCCCGTCGCGTGCGCGAGGGGCTTTCCTGA